AAAAATCTCCCCTAAAAAGCTTTTATTTCCATATTTTTTCATCGCTTAATATTAAAATAATGATTAATTTCCCGCTTCGAACAAAACCATTATATGGTAAACTGTAAGCGATGACTTCAAAGAGGAGGGCAGTGAACATATTTTTAAATAATGGACAACTCTAAACCATTATTGAATATATTGATTGAAAAAGGATGGTTACGATGACATTTCTTATTTACTTGGCAGCGTACCTGATAGGATCAATTCCTACAGCCTTATTGATCGGCAAATATGCCTTTGGGATCGACATCCGTGATCATGGCAGCAATAATCCTGGTGCGACTAACACACTAAGGGTACTGGGCAAAAAAGCAGCTATCGTGGTTCTGCTGGTGGATGTGGGCAAGGGAGCAGCAGCTGCAGCATTGCCTGTCATCCTGAACGCTGAGACCGATCCGTTAATGGCTGGGATGGTTGCAGTAGCAGGCCACTGCTTTCCGATCTTTGCAGGATTCCGCGGAGGAAAAGCCATTGCAACCACGGCAGGTGTATTGCTTTTAGCAAATATATGGATGTTTTTGATCGCCTACATTTGTTTTGTCGCAGTCATTTACAGAACGAAGTATGTATTTTTTGGCTCTTTATCGGTGGGTGCATCTTTACTTATCTATTCCTTATTTACCGAAGGCACTGAACATGAACTTATCTTTTCTATTTTCCTATTATTTTTGATTTTCCTTCACCGTTCGAATATTAAAAACTTCATTGATAAAAATGAGCCTAAAATCAATGATAAGCGCCTGAAAAATGACCGCATCCCTCCAAGAGACCAAAAAAAACGAGCCTAATCGAAGCCCGGATCCTGCATTCGGGCTTTTTTTATTATTTCTCACATGAAAGCCGTTCATTAAGCAAATCCTTTGAATAAAAGTGCAGTCAAAGGAGCTTCTATATGTTTTTGATCTTAAAAATATTAA
This window of the Cytobacillus pseudoceanisediminis genome carries:
- the plsY gene encoding glycerol-3-phosphate 1-O-acyltransferase PlsY, translated to MTFLIYLAAYLIGSIPTALLIGKYAFGIDIRDHGSNNPGATNTLRVLGKKAAIVVLLVDVGKGAAAAALPVILNAETDPLMAGMVAVAGHCFPIFAGFRGGKAIATTAGVLLLANIWMFLIAYICFVAVIYRTKYVFFGSLSVGASLLIYSLFTEGTEHELIFSIFLLFLIFLHRSNIKNFIDKNEPKINDKRLKNDRIPPRDQKKRA